Genomic window (Bradyrhizobium sp. 186):
GCCGTTCGAGGGCCACAACACCGCCGAGTTCACCTTTGTGCCGCAAGGCGATGCCACACTGGTCACGTGGGCGATGTACGGTCCGGCTCCGTTCCTGTCCAAGGTCATGCAGGTCTTCATCAACATGGACAGCATGATCGGCAAGGACTTTGAGGCCGGCCTCGCCAGCCTGAAGAAGCTCACCGAGAAGTAACGCGGTTCATACCCAAGGAAAGAAAAAGGAGAGAAACGATGCTCAATCCCTATCTGTTCTATCAGGACACCTGCGAAGTGGCGTTCAACTATTACGCCAAGGTTCTCGGCGGCAAGATCGAGATGATGCTGCGCGCCTCCGACGCGCCGCCGGACGCGCCCGCCGCGCCCGGACGTGAGAAGACGATCATGCACGCGCGGATGTCGCTGCCCGGCGGCAGCGTGCTGATGGCCTCCGACGCGCCGCCCGAGCATGTTGAGAAGCCGCAAGGATTCTCGATCTCGCTTACAGTTGCGGACCCCGCGGAGGGCGAGCGCAAGTTCAACGCGCTCGCCGACGGCGGTACCGTCACCATGCCCTTCAGCAAGACCTTCTGGTCCAAGGGCTTTGGCATGTGCGTCGACAAGTTCGGCATTCCCTGGATGGTGAACTGCCCGGCGGAAGGGATGTGACACGGGCGCTGTCGTCTCGATAGCTCCAAGTTGCGACGCTCTCTCTCCGTTGTTGCGGGCGAGGGCGTCGCGCATAAGGTCGTCACGTCATACGCCGATCGGCCGCGCGCTCTCTCAACGAACCGATCCCGTCACGTCCTCGCTCGGCGGCGGCGACGGACGGCAGCGACGGCAGATCATGAGCTTCGTGCCGAGCTGCCTGTCATTCTCCGCTTCGATCTCGTCATGGACCCACCATGCATCGGAGTACGGGCGCAACGTGCCGAGCACTCTTTCCCGTTCCTGATTGGGATCACTCGCTGTGGGTGCTTGATTCCTCGCTGTGGGTGCTTGATTCGTCACGCGACGCTTCGTGACGGAGGGGCGGTTCGGATCCTGGCCGAGGCCGTCCCATGCGATCGGACGGCGCTCCTGCGCCGGCGCGGCCGCGCATCCCATGAGCGCTGCGCAAAAAGTGAGCAAGACGAAGCTGCGTCGCATCATGCCGGACCTGTTGTGCGGTAACGCGACACGCAAGATCCGCGTGGGAACCATTGCATCGCGTCGGTTAAATGGAATTAAAAGGAAACACCGAGGCCGGCATATGGATTTTGCTTTCGCCTCACTCTGCGAGAGCAGCGAGAGCCCGCGTGAAATGGAGTGGACCGCATCGCACAACAACTGGCGCAAGATTAGGCT
Coding sequences:
- a CDS encoding VOC family protein; protein product: MLNPYLFYQDTCEVAFNYYAKVLGGKIEMMLRASDAPPDAPAAPGREKTIMHARMSLPGGSVLMASDAPPEHVEKPQGFSISLTVADPAEGERKFNALADGGTVTMPFSKTFWSKGFGMCVDKFGIPWMVNCPAEGM